The following are encoded in a window of Salvelinus fontinalis isolate EN_2023a chromosome 40, ASM2944872v1, whole genome shotgun sequence genomic DNA:
- the LOC129840023 gene encoding zinc finger protein 37-like: protein MSKLQLLHVFLNERLTAAAVEIFGAVEKTVTEYQEENCRLRRLLRITPDIKQYSLQLSLAVSEENVPLEQQHFEQEWRPSLGQEDPEPTQIKQEHQELKASKEEEQLQGQEADIIEFKLPHLYLKSECDQDNPLHSLTLPQTQTVENRDSATKPVNLTPFVTVTHLKSLDIPCDPPDNQNNAYSHSSAVSSDPVGLDSSPPLDPNPSMGEHCSKPSTTSRKTHHCCDCGETFALKADLQGHVTLAKKRPSECHLCQKRYNSTCKLKAHVRLCHVEKPSTCPFCGKTFKLKGDLSRHMRIHTGEKPFSCGDCGKSFNQKGHLTEHIRTHTGEKPFSCGDCGKSFIQKGDLRRHVLTHTGEKPFSCGDCGKSFNRKGNLNLHILTHTGENVHK from the exons ATGTCTAAATTACAGTTGTTGCATGTGTTTTTAAATGAACGTTTAACGGCGGCTGCTGTGGAGATTTTCGGAGCAGTTGAGAAAACGGTAACGGAATACCAGGAGGAGAATTGTCGTCTACGGAGACTACTACGGATAACACCGGACATAAAACAAT ACTCCTTGCAgctctctctcgctgtttctGAAGAGAATGTTCCCCTTGAGCAGCAACACTTTGAGCAGGAGTGGAGGCCCAGTCTGGGGCAGGAGGACCCAGAGCCCACACAGATTAAACAAGAACATCAGGAACTCAAGGCCAGtaaggaggaagagcagcttcaaGGGCAGGAGGCTGATATCATCGAGTTCAAATTACCTCATCTTTATTTGAAAAGTGAGTGTGATCAGGATAACCCTCTTCATTCCTTGACTCTTCCCCAAACCCAGACTGTGGAGAACAGAGACAGTGCCACTAAACCAGTGAATCTCACACCGTTTGTCACTGTTACCCACCTGAAGAGTCTTGACATTCCCTGTGACCCTCCAGATAATCAAAACAATGCCTACAGCCACAGCTCAGCTGTAAGCAGTGACCCAGTAGGACTTGACAGCAGCCCACCATTGGATCCCAACCCATCAATGGGGGAACACTGTTCCAAACCCAGCACCACGTCTAGAAAAACTCACCATTGCTGTGACTGTGGTGAAACGTTTGCTCTGAAAGCTGACCTGCAGGGGCATGTGACTCTCGCTAAGAAGAGACCCAGCGAATGCCACCTCTGCCAAAAACGCTACAACTCCACCTGTAAATTGAAGGCCCATGTTAGACTCTGTCATGTGGAGAAACCCTCCACCTGCCCCTTTTGTGGAAAGACCTTCAAACTCAAAGGAGATCTGTCCAGACATATGaggattcacacaggagagaaaccatttagctgtggaGACTGTGGTAAGAGTTTCAATCAGAAGGGACACCTAACTGAACATATAaggactcacacaggagagaaaccatttagctgtggtgactgtgggaaaagtTTCATTCAGAAGGGGGACCTAAGGAGGCATGTACTGACTCACAccggagagaaaccatttagctgtggtgactgtgggaaaagcttcaatCGGAAGGGGAACCTGAACTTGCACAtactgactcacacaggagagaacgTTCACAAATAA